From a single Paenibacillus sp. FSL W8-0426 genomic region:
- a CDS encoding histidine kinase has translation MAKFMHRATQFSLQTKVFLTFLALLLFVLGCFLVYVNVVVIRPLKEKTVQDMLMTATKVREQVDLYIDHQNQLSQRLLSNKDIFATMDKSYEAQNSYERLKQIRKLKDIMFQAIGPSMNIKDMSIYDPRGVMLTSYLGATNRELSLQRTLEGSEAGRQWSGSGFVLLRHADTISFIRSINDQNGTIYGYLNIQMDQDYVQKLTEGVTAGEVYILNQYGEQMTGLDEGAQQVKQIEPSSSEGLDVDEQGNYITHSQSLHSGWITYIVTPRKSVFGSVNSVQLISILLITSLMLVSFVYILVSTRNLLLPIRKLRSQIWRINYSNMNLKVDDRPKNNDLLLLNEAFQDLMQRLQQSIDREKVALHEEVMARNSALQAQIAPHFIHNVLYLISIAAQEGKTNVVSDMCKHLSDSLRYIVSSPYAHVTLADELEHTRHYLSLVQQKYEEDLEWEIVSDDLSNEIQLPRLVIQPFVENCIEHAFMNTAPPWSIRITVKQFNGLWALEIRDNGDGFRAEKIQEIMNNIRENASNASQRQSRHTGLGNMGIVNSVNRLQLMYANRLMFNIFNHHSDQEKGATVQIIGSMSQDFYQE, from the coding sequence GTGGCCAAGTTCATGCATCGCGCAACGCAATTCAGTTTGCAAACCAAGGTGTTTCTGACGTTTCTGGCACTGCTGTTGTTTGTGCTGGGTTGTTTCCTGGTGTACGTCAATGTCGTGGTCATCCGGCCTCTTAAAGAAAAAACGGTTCAGGATATGTTGATGACGGCGACCAAAGTCAGGGAGCAGGTCGACCTTTATATTGATCATCAGAACCAGCTGTCACAGCGGCTGCTGTCGAATAAAGACATTTTCGCTACCATGGACAAAAGCTATGAGGCCCAGAACAGCTATGAGAGACTAAAGCAAATTCGCAAGTTAAAAGATATCATGTTTCAAGCGATTGGGCCTAGCATGAATATCAAGGACATGTCCATTTATGATCCAAGAGGGGTCATGCTTACTTCGTACTTGGGAGCAACCAATCGGGAGTTGTCCTTGCAGCGGACGCTGGAGGGCAGTGAGGCGGGGCGGCAGTGGTCAGGCAGCGGATTCGTGTTGCTCCGGCATGCGGACACCATTTCGTTCATCCGCTCCATCAATGATCAGAATGGCACAATATACGGTTATCTGAACATTCAGATGGACCAGGATTACGTGCAAAAGCTGACCGAAGGAGTAACGGCTGGAGAGGTCTATATCCTTAATCAATACGGAGAGCAGATGACCGGCTTGGATGAGGGCGCTCAGCAAGTGAAACAAATTGAACCGTCGTCGTCCGAGGGGCTGGATGTCGATGAGCAAGGCAATTACATAACGCATTCCCAATCGTTGCATTCGGGATGGATTACGTATATCGTTACACCGAGAAAATCCGTATTTGGATCGGTGAATTCGGTGCAGCTGATTTCGATCCTGCTCATTACTTCCCTTATGCTGGTTTCTTTTGTGTACATTTTAGTTTCGACGCGGAACCTGCTGCTTCCCATCCGCAAGCTTCGCAGCCAGATCTGGCGCATCAATTATAGCAATATGAATTTAAAGGTTGACGATCGTCCCAAAAATAACGATTTGCTGCTGCTGAATGAAGCCTTCCAGGATTTGATGCAGCGGCTGCAGCAATCGATCGACCGGGAGAAAGTGGCGCTGCATGAAGAAGTCATGGCCCGGAATTCGGCGCTTCAGGCGCAGATCGCACCTCATTTCATTCATAATGTGTTATACCTCATCAGCATTGCAGCCCAAGAGGGCAAAACGAACGTTGTTTCCGATATGTGCAAACATTTGTCGGACAGCTTGCGTTATATCGTATCTTCTCCATACGCGCATGTGACTTTAGCCGATGAGCTTGAACATACGAGGCATTACTTGTCGTTGGTTCAACAGAAGTACGAGGAAGATTTGGAATGGGAGATCGTATCGGACGATTTGTCCAACGAAATTCAATTGCCGAGACTGGTGATTCAGCCCTTTGTCGAAAATTGCATTGAGCATGCATTTATGAATACGGCTCCTCCTTGGAGCATCCGGATTACCGTAAAACAATTCAACGGTTTATGGGCTTTGGAGATCAGAGACAACGGGGACGGATTCAGGGCGGAGAAAATACAGGAAATTATGAACAATATTCGAGAGAACGCTTCGAATGCGAGTCAAAGACAAAGCCGGCATACCGGGCTGGGCAACATGGGGATCGTCAACAGCGTCAACCGGCTCCAGCTGATGTATGCCAATCGGCTTATGTTTAATATTTTCAATCACCATTCTGATCAGGAAAAAGGCGCAACGGTACAGATTATTGGCTCCATGAGCCAAGATTTTTACCAAGAGTAG
- a CDS encoding response regulator, producing MYNVIIVEDSKPILRNIKTLLDALDMPLRVVATATNGEEALEAIRHESIHILLTDIRMPKMDGLSLIEQVKQLHPNLKVVLISGYSDFEYTRKALNLQVFDYLLKPVDRKALEEVMARVIDQLNRQMPNDAELLKDIVAPELYANFKLGEDLSLVGQVMFVLRRQPFTGGGQQWGRETILYALTEYLAPYPCKAFPAQSSQQIIAFVNRAVLDRYSSVYECLESVRRHLSKQGMDVMIGGQLLTGESGRLPELYHRISGIIGEQQRINQGCALDTGNPVSLARSETGSMGIAPETDVVRMIQRNQKERFQLKLSELLVKWKEHNVQLAELERFIGLLVDTFAHLLEERGSGIRLGLEARAKQLLEETNYADFGIAFMAWTGQCFDMLQSHSRKSREVLFEQIDEYMKMNRYSSLSINDLAVKFHVSPSYISRVIKNFTQSTFVQYYTGLKIKEACRLMESKPHMKFRELSDLLAFSDQHYFSKVFKEYTGFSPTEYKEQLREGSR from the coding sequence ATGTACAACGTCATCATTGTAGAGGACAGCAAACCGATCTTGCGCAACATTAAGACCCTGTTGGATGCGCTCGACATGCCGCTTCGGGTCGTCGCCACGGCAACGAATGGAGAGGAGGCGCTTGAGGCGATACGCCATGAGTCCATTCATATATTGCTGACGGATATCCGGATGCCCAAAATGGACGGATTATCATTGATTGAACAGGTCAAACAACTGCACCCGAATCTTAAAGTGGTGCTGATCAGTGGTTATAGCGATTTTGAATATACGCGCAAAGCGTTGAATCTGCAGGTGTTTGATTATTTGCTCAAACCGGTGGATCGCAAAGCGCTGGAAGAGGTCATGGCTCGCGTCATCGACCAGTTGAACCGGCAAATGCCCAATGATGCGGAGCTGTTGAAGGATATCGTAGCCCCCGAGTTATACGCGAACTTCAAGCTGGGAGAAGACCTGTCCTTGGTCGGACAGGTGATGTTTGTTCTTCGCAGACAGCCTTTCACAGGCGGCGGCCAACAGTGGGGAAGAGAGACGATCCTGTATGCGCTGACGGAATATTTGGCTCCTTATCCTTGCAAGGCGTTTCCGGCGCAGAGCTCGCAACAAATCATTGCGTTCGTAAACCGTGCTGTTCTGGATCGTTACTCATCCGTGTATGAGTGCCTCGAATCCGTTCGGCGGCACTTATCGAAGCAGGGCATGGACGTAATGATCGGAGGACAGCTGTTAACCGGCGAATCCGGCAGATTGCCGGAGTTATACCATCGGATCTCCGGAATTATTGGGGAGCAGCAGCGGATCAATCAGGGATGTGCGCTGGACACGGGGAATCCCGTTTCGCTTGCCCGTTCGGAAACAGGAAGCATGGGCATCGCTCCGGAAACGGACGTTGTGCGCATGATCCAACGGAATCAGAAGGAACGTTTTCAACTGAAGCTGTCCGAGCTGCTGGTGAAATGGAAGGAACATAATGTACAGCTGGCGGAGCTGGAACGATTCATCGGTTTATTGGTCGATACGTTTGCCCATTTGCTGGAGGAGCGGGGGTCGGGGATTCGGCTTGGTCTTGAAGCACGTGCTAAACAGCTGCTTGAAGAAACGAATTATGCCGATTTTGGCATTGCGTTCATGGCGTGGACGGGACAATGCTTCGACATGCTGCAATCGCATTCCCGCAAAAGCAGGGAGGTGCTGTTCGAACAGATTGACGAATATATGAAAATGAACCGATACTCGTCATTGTCGATCAATGACCTTGCCGTAAAATTTCACGTGAGTCCGTCATATATTAGCAGAGTCATTAAAAACTTTACCCAGAGTACGTTTGTTCAGTATTATACAGGGTTGAAAATCAAAGAAGCATGCCGGCTGATGGAGAGCAAACCGCACATGAAATTCAGGGAGCTGTCCGATTTGCTGGCATTCAGCGATCAACATTACTTCTCCAAAGTGTTCAAGGAATACACCGGTTTCAGTCCCACAGAGTATAAGGAGCAGTTAAGGGAGGGATCAAGGTGA
- a CDS encoding DUF6366 family protein, with protein sequence MSENKETPEYMRERLIQEEQRKDSPMVVFKDGMDRAAGGSLSELMRGLGWKGTLIVVLVLVVAIIVMPRFF encoded by the coding sequence GTGAGTGAAAACAAGGAAACGCCGGAATACATGAGGGAACGTTTAATTCAAGAAGAACAACGTAAAGATTCTCCGATGGTGGTATTTAAGGACGGTATGGATCGGGCTGCGGGCGGCAGCCTGTCGGAACTGATGCGCGGTTTGGGGTGGAAGGGAACCTTGATCGTTGTGCTGGTGCTTGTCGTTGCGATCATCGTAATGCCGAGGTTTTTTTGA
- the ilvN gene encoding acetolactate synthase small subunit: MDRHTISVLTNDHPGVLQRVANLFSRRGYNIESITVGGCELEGLSRMTIVAAGNRQMRDQLILQLSKLVDVIQVHSLDPAPKLSRELMLVKLKALPVQRQEIGSIAETFRCTIADVGLDALVVQVVGEMAQNNALLQLLEPYGLLELTRTGETAMSRP; this comes from the coding sequence ATGGATAGACATACCATTTCCGTATTGACCAATGATCATCCGGGGGTGCTGCAGCGGGTCGCCAACTTATTCAGCCGCAGAGGATATAATATCGAGAGTATTACGGTAGGCGGCTGTGAGCTCGAAGGTTTGTCGCGGATGACGATCGTCGCCGCGGGCAACCGTCAAATGCGCGATCAGCTGATCTTGCAGTTGAGCAAGCTGGTCGACGTAATCCAAGTCCATTCGCTTGATCCCGCTCCCAAGCTGTCGCGGGAATTGATGCTCGTGAAGCTGAAGGCGTTGCCTGTCCAGCGGCAGGAAATTGGCTCGATCGCGGAAACGTTTCGATGCACCATTGCCGACGTCGGTCTGGACGCGCTCGTTGTGCAGGTTGTCGGCGAGATGGCGCAAAACAATGCCCTGCTTCAGCTTCTCGAGCCATATGGCCTGCTTGAGCTGACACGAACCGGGGAAACCGCGATGAGCCGGCCGTAA